DNA from Leptospira bandrabouensis:
TGGCTGTGGCATAAATCCAACTTCTTTCTGTTCTGTCAAAAGGACGTTCTTCTTTATCGTGAGCTACCCAGTATTGTCTGAGTTCTGGACCGATCATTTCTAAAAAATAACGGAGGCGGCCGACAATAGGAAAGTTTCTCTGAATTGTGTGCTTTTTTTGTGTGATGTCTCTTAAAAAGACGATCACAAGGAAGGCCAACAATCCAATCAGTGTCGAAGATAGGGGATGGGTTTCAATCCAAGTAAGTATCTGGTCCATATAGGGTGCGTCCATTTCTACATCAAAAGCAAAAAGATGACAAGCTAAGATTGGAAGTGGGACAAAGAATCCAAAAGTTTTTCCTTCGTAAAAGGTTTGAAGATATATCCAGAGATGATTGGAATTTTTGCGGCTCGATCTGTATCGGCTTCATCAACAGAGGAACTCACTAAAAACACTTCAATGGTTTTTGGAAACTGGGGAAAAATTTCTCCAAAGGCTTCTAAAAATTGCCAACCATCCATAAATGGCATATTGATATCTAAAAAAATGATATCAGGAAGTTGGTCTTTGTTTTGAATTTCTTTGTGAAAAAAATCCAAGGCGTTTTCTGCGTCAGAAAACATGAGAACTTCTTCTTTGATCCCGGCATTGGAGATGATTTTTTTGGTAGTGAACTGATATATTTTATCATCATCAATCACACAAATTTTGGGAGATCTCATAGGGTTTCTCTCCCATCGGGAAAGTACATAAGGAAAGTGGCTCCCTCTCCTGGTTTGGAACGGACCTCAATTTTACCACCGATAGATTCAATTTTGTATTTAATCAAAAACAACCCGAGCCCTTTACCACTGATATGACGATGAAAAGTTTTCTTTAACTGAAAAATTTGATCACCATAACGCTCTAAATCGATCCCCGTTCCGTTATCGGAAAAAGAAATGGCGGTTTGTGTCCCAATGGAAAAGGATTCTACGGAAATCCTTAACTTTCTGTCGGGATGGGAGTAACGGATCGAGTTATTCAGTAAATGTAGGAAAATCGTATCTAGGTACTCTTTGGAGAAATAAATGGTATCCCCACCTGAAAAATCCGCCTGGATTTCCACATCTTTATCCTTTAGTTCTCCTTTTAAAAGTTCGGTTACATTCAAAAAAGATTGGCTGATTTTGACTGGTTCTGGTTTGTAATTGTCTGGATTTTGAATTCTTAAAGTGGAGATGAGTTCGGAAAGAACTGTTTCTAAGTTTTCTGTTACCGATTCCAGATGATTTTCAAATTCTCTAATTTCTTCTAAATTGTCAGTCATTTTCATCAAATCAAGAAGGCTTCTTAAATTACTGACGGGTGCACGTAAATGGTGAGAGATGATTTGGTTGTATGCTTGAAGTTGTTTGTTTTGGGTTAAAAGTGAATTGGTAATGGCACGCAATTGATCATTATTTTCAAGCAGTAGTTTTTCGGTTTTTTTCCTTTCATTGATATCAACAATTTGTGCAAGATAGTGGATCGGGTGTCCCATTTCATCGCGTAGGACAGTGACTGTGATATAGGCCCAAACTTTTTTTCCTGATTTGTGTAGGTATTGTTTTTCAATCGAATAGTTATCGATGATTCCTTTTTGAACTTCATCTCGATATTTTAAATTTTCTTCGAGTTCTTCGTCGGCACTAATTTCAGAAAAATGTTTTCCAATGATTTCAAAACTTTGATAACCTAAAAAGTTGGCAAAGGCATCATTAACTTCATCAATATATCCATGTTTTCCAGTTTGTACAAGTCCTATTGGTGAGTCATGAAATAAGGTATGAAATCTTCGTTCGGAAAGTGCTAAGTTTGCTTCGGTATCAATTTTTTCTGAAATATCACGCGAGGAAGTATGAAGGTATTTTTTTCCAGTAGTGGGATGTATCGTTAAACGATTGTCAGACTGTAACCAGATATAGTTACCGTTTTTATGTAAAAATCTAAACGTAGTATGAATATTTTCATCACCACGGAGAAGAGGTTGATGTGACCTTTCTTGGATGAGTCTTTTTTCGTCAGGATGAAAATAATCATAGGGGTTTTTTCCAATGAGTTCCTCAGGTTTGTATCCGATGATTTTTTCAGAGTTAGGACTTACATAAAGATAGGTTCCGTCTGATTCATGTAAACAAACCAATTCTCGGCTAATAGAAGTTACTAAGTGTAGTATCTCGGAATCGGGAAGTCCCACAGGAAAATTCTTTTCACTTCCTTTGGATTGTCTATCCGAATTGTAAACACGAACAGGTATTTTAGAAATTTAGTTTCAATGGTATTTTTTTTTAACCAACCGATTCAAAAACGAACCAAACTTTTTGTGGCCATCAAAATTGAATTAAGGGATACTCAAATGAAAAATCTATCGTACGTCATTCTGGACGGAAATTTAACCGCAGATCCAGAAGAAAAAAGCATTGCGGGAGGGAAGTCTTTGGCAAATTTCACTGTTGCTGTGAACCATACATCCAACAACCAAGAAGGAAAGGATAAGGAAGATGTTTCTTACTTTGAAGTGGAGGCTTGGGAAAAACTGGGAGAAAACTGCGTGGAATACCTCAAAAAAGGGAGTAAGGTGACGGTAATGGGAAACCTAAAACAAAACCGTTGGAAAAACCCTGAAGGGGAAAGCAGATCAAAGGTGAAAGTCACTGCTTCCACTGTCCGGTTTGATAGTATGCAAAAAAAGGGAACAAAGGTTGCTTGATGTTTTTTTCGGGTGTCGGATTTTCCCTTCACCCGTTTTTGTCTGTTAGTTTCTTAGGGCGTTGGAATGGTTCTTTTTTTGTGTTTTGTATGAGTGGGAGAGTCAAATATCGAATCATTTCCATCTGCTTTTGATCTATCTGCTGAATCATCGGTTTGTTTTTTATCTTCAACTCGCTCTTCTAACAAAGTTTGTTTCCCGTTTTTATTGATTGCTAAGATGCGAAAGTATTGAGGAGAAGAAACTAAGTTCCATTCCCTAAACATAAATTTTGTGAATCCATGTTTAGGTCCAAACACTCCATTTAAATTATCTATTTTAGATTTGATATTTGCTTTGAAGTCTACCTGTTCTTTTTCTGTTAAGCTGGGAAACTGTGCAACTTCCCCTTCCACATATCGATTTTTTAAAATATCTAATTCTCTGCGGTTCCTGCCTGTGACATCTTCAAAAAATTTTTGTTTGGCACCATTACAATTTCCAAGGTAAGATTCGCAATTAGGTTCCAGTTGTGGATTAACATAAGTAAGTTCTAAATAGATATTAATGTATTCGCCGAGGGTTGGAATTTTATCTTCCTTAATTTCCAAAACTTGTGGGACTGTATCACGGTCCGTGTATTGCCTTTCGATGGCTTCTCTTGAAATTTTTGTTTCAGGAGTTGTACTGTTGACTTTAACGGGTTTTTTCGATTCACCAACAATCACTTTGTTTCTCATCACTTCCGTTTTTGTTTCCAAAATTTCATACGCTTGGAAGTTTACCGGTTGTTTGGCGATGACCTCGCCCTTTTGGTTTCTGACAATGATATGATGTTCTAAAATCGTACCTGCAATGATTTCTTCAATGATGCTGATCCCTGCATCTTCAAAAAATAAATCCAATTGAATAAAAGGAATTTTGTTCTCTGAATATTCGATGCTGACACCAGGTTCTTGTGCCAAAGTTTTTTTTGTGTCTTTGGATTCGGAAGGAAGGGCTTCCGATTTAGTAATCATTTTGATTCGGTTGAGATTGATTTGTTCCGTATGTTTAGGGAAGGTAGGAGTGATTACCTGTTGCGGTGTTTGGCATCCGATTGTGAAAAGTAACAGGCAGGAAACAAAATACAAACGATTCATACTTTAAGTATCGGTCAGAGATTGCCCCTAAAATTAGGGGCAATCGGTAAGTTTAGATATGTTTTACGCCAGCAGGAGGTAGGATTGGTCCACTTGTTTGGATGATTTCTACATACTTTCCGTTTACTTGGCGGAATGCTTTTTCAGGTCGATCTTTTAAGAAATAAATTGCTTCCATTCCTTTTTGTCCTGGAGCTTCCATTTTTAAAACTTTTCCCCATTCAGTGTAAGTAAGAGTGATGGTTTGACCTTCATGATTGTATTCTTTGACTAACTTTCCATCAAAGTCATACTCAGCCATAGCAATTGGGTTTTTATCAGTCCAGAATTCAATTAAGTTGAACACTACGATGTCTAAGAAACTTCCAATTCCGTATGCAAAATAAAGGGGGAAAATCATAAGAAGGGAACGAAAGAATCCTGCAACTTTTCCACTTCCAATTTGGATATTTCCATTGAAAGAATAAACTGCCTTTACTGCTCCAAATTTTCCAAAACAATTCGACAATAGACCGAAGGACAAAAGCCCTACAACGGTAGCTTTTAATATTTTTTTCATCGTAACCTCATAGTTTCTAATTAAAGAACTAGGCACCAATCCTAAAATATTCTTGGAAAGTCTGCAAGTCGAAATGATTGACAGACATATTTTTTCAAAGACCCTGGTCGGAATAGAAGGCAAATCCCATTGATCTTTTCTGATTTTGAATACTTTGTCTTCTTTCTCTTCGTTTTCTTTACGGTATGGTACGTATTCCCTTCTATTTTTTCGAATCATACGAAAGAAACGCGAATCTTGCATGTTTTCCTACTCGTAAGTAGTTATTTTTTTTACATGTCTTGGGATTACCGATTTGGTGCTCTCATTTTACTTTCCACAGCCATTGATTACTACGTAGGACTAAGGCTTGCCTCCGAATCTAGAGAAAAAGTAAGATATTATCTTTTACTTTTTAGTTTGATTACAAACTTAGTTTTTATATTAGGATTTTTTAAGTATTACAATTTTGTTGTTACATCGATCAATGCGGTCACCAATCCGGTGTTTGGTGGTGATGCAATGCCTGTTTTAAACATCATTTTGCCTGCAGGAATTTCCTTTTTTACATTCCAGTCTTTGTCTTACACCATTGATGTGTACAGAAAAGAGATACCCGCTGAAAAAGATTTCATTCGTTTTGCGTTGTTTGTAAGTTTTTTCCCACAGTTGGTTGCCGGTCCAATTGTAACAGCGCGAACCTTTATGCCTCAGTTGTACACTCCCAAAAAGTTGGAAGACATCGAATTTCGAGTGGCCATTCGATTTTTTATGTTGGGGTATTTTAAAAAAGCTGTTTTGTCTGATATGGTAGCACCTACCATCGACACAATTTATGCAGACCCGGCCGGCCATCACGCCTATGCTTTGTTAATTGCTGCAGCCCTCGGTGGGATTCAAGTTTATTTGGATTTTAGTGGGTATTCTGATATGGCCATTGGAAGTGCCATGTTACTTGGTTACAAACTTCCAACTAACTTCAATTTACCTTTTTTGGCAACGTCTGTCTCTGGATTTTGGCGTCGTTGGCATATGACCTTAAACTCTTGGTTAAGGGATTATATTTATATTCCTATGGGTGGCAGTCGTGTAACTTCCGTAAGACGTAAATTTAACCTTTGGTTTACCATGTTTGTGAGTGGGGTTTGGCACGGGGCACAGTGGACCTTTGTATTTTGGGGTTCTCTTAACGGTGTTTTTTATGTTTTGGAGGAAATCTGGAAAGAATGGTTTCCTGACAAAAAAGGTGAGTCAGAAACTAAAAATTGGTTTAGGGTTCCCCTTTGGCTCTTTCAGAATATTCTGAATAGCTCCATTTTCTTTTTGGGGGCAGTTTTTTTTCGGTCACTCAGTTGGGAAAATGCTTGGATCCATATCCAGGGTATTTTTACTTTTCAAGCCGGGCAAATTCGGCCTTATATGTGGAAGGATTTCCTTTGGATCATTGGCTTTTTGTATTTGGGCCATATCATTGGGTATTTTATCTTCGAAAAGGGAAAAGGCAAACAAATCCCCGCCAGTTTGGAGTTTGCCCTGTATCCGATTCTCTTTCTTGTCTTAAATTTAGCTACACCAGAAAATTCCGTTCCGTTCATTTACTTTCAGTTCTAATTTGCTTTTTTCGTTTCCAATATTAGGAATCCTTGTACCTTGTTGCTATGGAAAGTGAGCGCAGGCTTCCAAGAATATCTCCCGGTGACTTTTCTGGGTTTGAGGTACAATTGGATTTGGAAGGGATCACTTTGTTCGGAAAGTTAGGGAATATTTCGGAAGAAGGACTTTGTTTTTTAGGCGAAGATGACTTACTTGGCGATGAAATCGAGTCCCAAGTTTTAGGAAGTATCGTTTGGGCAAAAGGCACCAAGCGAATGTTTTTTGAAGGAACGATTGTTTGGACCCAAACTTCTAAAATTAAAAATGTAGTATATTATATTGCGGGAATTCAGTTTCAGGAAAGGCTCAATCTTACGGATTCCATGCTTGCGCGTAGTTTGGAGATCAAATGAAAATTTTACTTCTGGGTGGCACTGGTCTTATCGGCAAACAAGTATTACTCTCTCTTGTTTTTTATCCACAAATCAAAAAGGTAATTGTTTGGGTGAGAAACTCTCAGTCTGCATCAAATCCGAATGTTCCTATCGAAGTAGTCAAAGTTAGTTGGGAAGATTTCCAATCAGGAAAGGTTTCCCTTCCTGATGGTTTAGATGCTGTATTTTGTTGTTTGGGTACAACGATTAATAAAGCAGGAAGCCAGGAAAAATTTAAAGAGATAGATTACGAATATCCACTCCTTGCGGCCAAACAAGCGAAGGAAAAAAATGTTCCTGGATTCTATATCATCACCGCCATGGGATCTGATGCTAATTCGACTATATTTTATAACCGAGTGAAAGGAGAAATTGAAACAGAACTTCGTAAGTTACAATTTCCCTTCCTGGGAATTT
Protein-coding regions in this window:
- a CDS encoding response regulator, with protein sequence MRSPKICVIDDDKIYQFTTKKIISNAGIKEEVLMFSDAENALDFFHKEIQNKDQLPDIIFLDINMPFMDGWQFLEAFGEIFPQFPKTIEVFLVSSSVDEADTDRAAKIPIISGYIFKPFTKEKLLDSLSHFQS
- a CDS encoding PAS domain-containing sensor histidine kinase gives rise to the protein MGLPDSEILHLVTSISRELVCLHESDGTYLYVSPNSEKIIGYKPEELIGKNPYDYFHPDEKRLIQERSHQPLLRGDENIHTTFRFLHKNGNYIWLQSDNRLTIHPTTGKKYLHTSSRDISEKIDTEANLALSERRFHTLFHDSPIGLVQTGKHGYIDEVNDAFANFLGYQSFEIIGKHFSEISADEELEENLKYRDEVQKGIIDNYSIEKQYLHKSGKKVWAYITVTVLRDEMGHPIHYLAQIVDINERKKTEKLLLENNDQLRAITNSLLTQNKQLQAYNQIISHHLRAPVSNLRSLLDLMKMTDNLEEIREFENHLESVTENLETVLSELISTLRIQNPDNYKPEPVKISQSFLNVTELLKGELKDKDVEIQADFSGGDTIYFSKEYLDTIFLHLLNNSIRYSHPDRKLRISVESFSIGTQTAISFSDNGTGIDLERYGDQIFQLKKTFHRHISGKGLGLFLIKYKIESIGGKIEVRSKPGEGATFLMYFPDGRETL
- a CDS encoding single-stranded DNA-binding protein, which codes for MKNLSYVILDGNLTADPEEKSIAGGKSLANFTVAVNHTSNNQEGKDKEDVSYFEVEAWEKLGENCVEYLKKGSKVTVMGNLKQNRWKNPEGESRSKVKVTASTVRFDSMQKKGTKVA
- a CDS encoding DUF3332 family protein; amino-acid sequence: MKKILKATVVGLLSFGLLSNCFGKFGAVKAVYSFNGNIQIGSGKVAGFFRSLLMIFPLYFAYGIGSFLDIVVFNLIEFWTDKNPIAMAEYDFDGKLVKEYNHEGQTITLTYTEWGKVLKMEAPGQKGMEAIYFLKDRPEKAFRQVNGKYVEIIQTSGPILPPAGVKHI
- a CDS encoding MBOAT family O-acyltransferase; amino-acid sequence: MIFSDFEYFVFFLFVFFTVWYVFPSIFSNHTKETRILHVFLLVSSYFFYMSWDYRFGALILLSTAIDYYVGLRLASESREKVRYYLLLFSLITNLVFILGFFKYYNFVVTSINAVTNPVFGGDAMPVLNIILPAGISFFTFQSLSYTIDVYRKEIPAEKDFIRFALFVSFFPQLVAGPIVTARTFMPQLYTPKKLEDIEFRVAIRFFMLGYFKKAVLSDMVAPTIDTIYADPAGHHAYALLIAAALGGIQVYLDFSGYSDMAIGSAMLLGYKLPTNFNLPFLATSVSGFWRRWHMTLNSWLRDYIYIPMGGSRVTSVRRKFNLWFTMFVSGVWHGAQWTFVFWGSLNGVFYVLEEIWKEWFPDKKGESETKNWFRVPLWLFQNILNSSIFFLGAVFFRSLSWENAWIHIQGIFTFQAGQIRPYMWKDFLWIIGFLYLGHIIGYFIFEKGKGKQIPASLEFALYPILFLVLNLATPENSVPFIYFQF
- a CDS encoding PilZ domain-containing protein, which encodes MESERRLPRISPGDFSGFEVQLDLEGITLFGKLGNISEEGLCFLGEDDLLGDEIESQVLGSIVWAKGTKRMFFEGTIVWTQTSKIKNVVYYIAGIQFQERLNLTDSMLARSLEIK
- a CDS encoding nucleoside-diphosphate sugar epimerase is translated as MKILLLGGTGLIGKQVLLSLVFYPQIKKVIVWVRNSQSASNPNVPIEVVKVSWEDFQSGKVSLPDGLDAVFCCLGTTINKAGSQEKFKEIDYEYPLLAAKQAKEKNVPGFYIITAMGSDANSTIFYNRVKGEIETELRKLQFPFLGIFRPSLLIGEREEVRIGEKVGEVLGNLIPFGLLGLKKFKPIPGEYVAKSMIYSLLHDHPKQGSTPQVKVYENDVLWEIGKDHSF